A genomic stretch from Aedes albopictus strain Foshan chromosome 2, AalbF5, whole genome shotgun sequence includes:
- the LOC109420692 gene encoding cytochrome c oxidase subunit 6A2, mitochondrial: protein MSLLNHILLRTISQSAARNAAVAGPSAVAGHGGGGYKTWKKLSFFVALPAVGLCMLNAYLKHQEEHGHPRAEFVPYEHMRIRNKRFPWGEGQRSLFHNPHVNPLPSGYED from the exons ATGTCGCTCCTAAATCACATCTTGCTGCGTACCATTTCCCAATCGGCTGCCCGCAATGCTGCCGTAGCTGGACCATCTGCCGTCGCCGGACACGGAG GTGGTGGCTACAAGACCTGGAAGAAACTGTCCTTCTTCGTTGCCCTTCCGGCCGTGGGTCTGTGCATGCTGAATGCCTACCTGAAGCACCAGGAGGAGCACGGCCATCCCCGGGCGGAATTCGTCCCGTACGAGCATATGCGTATCCGCAACAAGCGTTTCCCGTGGGGAGAGGGCCAGCGCAGCCTGTTTCATAACCCCCATGTCAACCCACTGCCGTCTGGATACGAAGATTAG